The Parambassis ranga chromosome 4, fParRan2.1, whole genome shotgun sequence genome includes the window ACCGTTAACGGACTCTGACGGATCTTTGTACCGATCTGGATTACCGCTCATCTGGATTTTATTGCGGGATTGTAACGGAACGGATTTCTCTTCTGATCCTGGATCTTGTGGATTATTTGACGGACTTCACCATGACTCTGGAGGAGGTGGTTGGATCCAGCAGCGCCGACAAAAAGTAAGTTCGACTCTGCGTAATTACGCACTGGCACGAGCCTGCATTCATGTCAGCTCGCGCACAGTCCATGTTCCGTTAGTCCCGGTCCGGGGTTGTCCCGGtgctgtggtgtctgtgtgctggTTTCGGTGTCTCTAACCGCCTCCGTGTCTCTGCAGGATGGAGACGGTGAGTCAGgctctggaggagctgctggtcgCGGCGCAGCGGCAGGACTGTCTGACGGTGGGGGTGTACGAGTCCGCCAAACTCATGAATGTGTAAGTATTGAGTTTTATCCTCTGACGTCTGATTAACGTGTCCATGCTGAGACCTAACCTGTCCGTCCCGCATGCAGAGACCCGGACAGCGTGGTCCTGTGCGTCCTCGCCAccgatgaggaggatgaagatgacaTCGCGCTGCAGATCCACTTCACGCTGCTGCAGGCTTTCTGCTGCGACAACGACATCAACATCCTGCGGGTGTCCGGCGTGCGGCGGCTGGcgcagctgctggaggaggagcccAAAGACGGCAACGGCAACGAGCCCCGGGACCTGCACTGCATCCTGGTCACGGTAAGTCACACCAAACCCCATCAATATCCGCTGATGTCAGAAACCGTTCAGAGCGCGGTGATGACGTGTTTCCGGGTCTAACCGTACTTCCCGCTGTGTCCGCAGAACCCTCCGGTGCAGCCTCTGCAGTGTCAGGCCCTGCAGGACGTGGGCAGCTTCTGTGAGGAGAGCCGCTGCAGGAACCAGTGGGTCCCCTGTCTGGAGCTCCAGGACCGCTGATCGCCGCCGATCCGAGCCGAAACAGAACCGCTGCTGAGCGGTGAGACGGTGGAAACAGTCCAAACAGCCAGTCCTCTGCAGGAGAGGATGAGATGGCGTTTGAGTGAAGGGGCGGGACCAGACCCGACAGGACCGGCCGCCGTCCCGCGTGATGGATGGGTTGGACCTCGGGGGGGGGCGCGAGGGAATCCGGTACCGGCACCGGTTCTGAAAGCCGAGCCGGGCTGTGCAGAGGGCTCCGGGTCGTGGAGCCGCAGTTAGGAAGCGTCACGCTGAGTGACAGCTGGAAGTCACGTGACTGGACTGAACCGACGGGTGGGTGGAGTGAGGAGCGCGCGAAACTCTGGACTACCTGATGAGCAGGTGCTCTGCTCGCACGTGACTCTGTTTACATCCGCAGATTAATATATGAGCCATGTTGACCTGATTCTATTCATCAATAAATGATTGACAGACATGATCGATTTCTGAGTGCTTCatccaggagtgtgtgtgtgagtgtgagttaCTTACTGTGTGTGGACACCTCGTCATGGCCTGAAGAAGAGGACTCTCCTGTCTTCTGTCTCCGTCCTCCTGAAGACACCTGGatgcctttcaaaataagagttttAGAGCAGATCAATAAAAAGCACATCAGTGATGATCAGTAcagctgtccacatacttctggCATGTAGTAGaattcttcctcctcactgcagGATAAAAATATCACAGTGTGTCGGTGGAcatctgtttccatggtgatccTGCTGCCTCAGTGCTGTtatcacagcagacacacaaacacagaacctTAGCTTCTGCTAGCTCCGGCTAGCTTCCGCATCCTTGTTCCTGGTCCCAGCCCTGAGCTGAGGCCGCTTCTTAGCTTTGTCCCGATCCTGTTAGCTCCTAGCTTAGCTCTGTCCCCCTTCAGGTTGTGCTAGCACTGATCTGGATCTGAGAAGCTGAGTATAAACACGTCAGAAGACCAAGATGGGCGCTCCAGGACAGCCCTGTGCTGGTCCCTTTCAGCATACAGTGGTCTCCAGAAGCTAACTTTAGCTTTGTGGTTCTGTGGGTCTATATTTAGCTTTGAGGTCCCATTAGCTCGGCTGTTAGCTAAGGTGGTACAGTCTGTGCGGGACGCTGCAGGACGCCTGCCAGAGAACAGCGTGTTGCTGCCTCCTCTGAGCTTCTGTCATGGTTCTGACctttgaagctgctgctgttccctcACTGATGTGGGTCAGAACACTGAGAACACCGAGTtcctccagctgtgtgtttgtgtgaagctgCCGGGCTGTAAGCTGGAGCTCAGGCTGCAGCCAACTCTGCACAAACAGCCACGACCTCtgccctctgtgatgtcacgtCCTGATGTCacatcctgctcctcctctggacGTGACGGGGACTCTGCTGACGCCACAGGGCTGTTTGTTTTGGCAGCCGGTCCTTCCCAGCCACTcctccagctgacagacagctgggCTCGGCCAATCAGCAGCCAGGATTCAGAACCACACAGACTGAACCTCTGTTTGCTTCAGGGGCAGCTCCAGTTCTTCGTGTTGTGAGCTTACACTTAGCTTCTTGGTAGTGTTAGCCTGCAGCTAGGCTCTCTGTTGTTTTAGCTTATAGTCCCAGTTTATATTTGATACCAGCTGGTTCTGTTAGCATTCAGCTGCATCTTGGTCCAGTATCATTTAGGGTTGGTAGAGTTTCTTGGCCCAGGGCCTCACTGCATCGATATTTCCATCACCAGAAAATAACACGTTGACATATATAATGAGTTTACATTAATGGTCGTCATGGTTACacaagacaaacagcagcagggaggacgTGAGGCTGCTGTTAGAGCACACGCCTCACACCTTCAGAGACACCAgagcagaggtcacatgacctcagagcctctctgtctgaacaGTCTGATCTGAGCTCAGGAATGTTCCAGCCTGCATTCATCCCGCTACAcacccagagacacacacggctgaacacactgctcacacacaggaCATCCCTGATCCTGACTCAGATCTGACCCCAGACCTCATCATGGCTTCTTGGTgttgactctgactctgactggaTTAGGGACTCGAGCTGGCCTCCAGACTCCAGACCTGACCCAGGACTCTGGACTCCCTCTGgagtcacagcagacattttgtcaTGTGAGCCATATTGATGGATGAATGTCTCCCTTTATGTCCAGCTCTCTGTCTCCAGCTCTTTCCACGTTGATCTGATGACAGGATGCGAGCGCTGGCTGCCGTGACGACGCTGGccgtctgtgtgtcttctgattCTCCAGAATAGCAGCTTTATTTTTGGAGGGCTTAAAACCAGCTCGGTGTGTCACTCAGCAGCtatttctgtgctgcagcagcgtCCACGTACAGCGAGGAGGCTCCCCGCTCTCCCTGCGTCACGTCGCCGTGGAAACAGATGGAACCTGCCAACTGGGCCGCCGGGCAGGCCGAGGCAGCCGGTGGGAGCCCGGAGCCGAGCGGCACGTCGGCGCGTTACGTAGGGAGAtcctgctgcatcactgaccatgTAAGGTCTGTTCAGAGCCGGTGAGTCACAGAggggaggagacacagaggagggggagacagagaccGCTGCAGCatcagaaaaacagagaggaggacggTCATCAGCTGGGTTATTAGTAATTATTACAAACCAACATGGCCACAATCCTCCAGATATgagccacacacagagagggacacagcaGGACTCCTGCAGGGGTCcatcctccatctccacctcaCCTCAGCTCACAGCTGGACCGGAACCTGACAACAGCAGAGGTCCATTTCCACAGACTGAACATTTCTCTGTAATAAATCCTGTTTTTCAGACGGATGTTTGCTGATGGTGAAAGTAAAGAAGCTGTTTTAATGGAAGCTTTCAGTCAGTGACCCCACACACAACACTTCTATCTCTGTGAGGACCCTCCTCTTCATCGTACAGTGTGTTTGCACCATAAACTCAACACAGCCTGTCAGACTGCAGAGGATCAGCCTCATGTGTTGTGGAGCTTTCAGGGcttcaggtctctgtgtgtgtgatgacacatcATGAcgatcacagagcagcagtgactgAACTCTGAGCCGCAGCCACACTCACAGGCTCTGTTCACCgtccaaaacacaacaaaccctTCAGCGCCGCCATCCGGCTCATGTGGAGGGAAACAAAGATGGAGACACCGCTGAGTCACCGAAGAGACGGCCACGCCCACATCCTGCGCCCGGCTCTGATAGGGCCAGTGCTgccagctctgtctgtctgtcatacTGTTGCTTCATAAAGACTTTCTGCTTCGATACAagcacatgctaactgctacatgctagctgtcctTCAGCAGCCTGTTGTCGTCTTGGTAACAGGACAGCCCATCACATGCTGGGATGTTTagtctttttaaatgtgtgtattcgTGTTTCACAGTGAAGTTGTCTCATGTTGTtctacctccacctccacctccacctcctccacactgAGCCTTCATCCAGACGCCATCCAGACGCCACTGTGAtcagagagctggacctgatcctgatcctgtcAGCCTTTCCCCAACACGGCTCTGaggctgctgttgtgttgtgtttaggTTGTGTTAGGTTGTGTTGCGttaatgttgtgttgtgttgatgttgtgttgtgttgtgttgatgttgtgttgggttgtgttgatgctgtgttaatgttgtgttgggttgtgttgtgttgatgttgtgttaCGTTGTGTTGCGttaatgttgtgttgtgttgatgttgtgttgtattgatgctgtgttgtgttgatgttgtgttgatgctgtgttgatgttgtgttgtgttgatgttgtgttgatgttatGTTGGGTTGTGTTGATGCTGTGTTaatgttgatgttgtgttgatgctgtgttaatgttgtgttgtgttgatgttgtgttgatgttatgttgtgttgtattgatgctgtgttgtgttgatgttgtgttgatgctgtgttgtgttgtgttgggttgtgttgatgctgtgttgtgttgtgttgtgttgtgttgggtAGATGTTGTGTTGGGTTGTGTtgatgctgtgttgtgttgtgttgggttgtgttgatgctgtgttgtgttgtgttgggttGATGTTGTGTTGGGTTGTGTtgatgctgtgttgtgttgtgttgggttgtgttgtgttgctgttgatgttgtgttaatgttgtgttgtgttgatgttgtgttgtattgatgttgtgttgGGTTGTGTGATTGCTGCACTGACTCTTGCTGTGGTGTGAACTTGATGAGTGGAAAGTGAAGCAGGAGTTTCCTCTGCAGCTATAAATATCTCCTCTGGACGCCGCCGCTTATTTTTATCCCAGCTGAGGCTAAATTTACCGAGCCAGGCGTCACCCCGCCCGTCCCGCCACAGACTAAcaaccccccccacacacacacacacacacacacacacaccaccaccccTCCACCCACGACTCTCCACTGTGTTCAGGAGCCAAACCGGAGGGCTGAGGTCAGAGAGGCTGAGCGACACTCAGGCAGCAAAATGgctcaagaagaagaagaagcagaagaagaagaagaagaagaagaagaagaagaagaagcagaagaagaagaagaagaaagggccCACAGTCCAATGTCCTCATGGATATTTTCTTTGATAAAAGAAGAACTTTGCAGCTATAGAatatagaaataataataaagaaccAGGCAGAATCTGTATTAAAGACGTTCGCCAGGTCTGTGCACAGGACAGGTTCAAAGGTCAGGGAGGaggtttcactctgatgcactttctgttaaatcagtgtaacttctctttacaatccgatagcaaccgattagttcggtagtttctctttaaaacgaagaatatgaatcatctgaagctataaaacataaaaacatcatcaatcctccgggtggaccctgtaggagtattggctggttgtcactctcttcctgctctgtgcacagagaggtacgtgcatgatggccgaagtcacagactggttggaggcgtggcttcagggtgagctcaaAGAGAACgtggcgtgtgtttactttaaacctggctgactctcactgagttttaaaatttCCTCCCTACCTTTAAAGTACTGTagatgaataaatgaacaaTGCTGCAGGTCTACAGTCTCTCTGCAGTGgccttcagccaatcagcagctgcGTCTGAACACCATCACAGAGCCTCTTTTCTCCAGCAGCCCATAATTACAGGCCGTATGCTGAGGTAACCCCGACCCACCCACTGCCAGTCTAACCCCACCCACCCAAACCACACTTTGATCTCAAACCAAACACTCCctcctgctgcagttttctcCTCCAGACCACAATGCAGAGAGTGCAGACCTGGACCGAGGAGACCGGGTCTGGATCCTGCAGGCTCTGAGCCCAGCTCTGAAAGTATGATGCAGCCCTGCAGTCTGCATGGACACTGAGAggacctctgctgtgtgtgtgtgtgtttcagatttcAGTCATGTGGAGTTTCTCTGTCAGTATGCAAACGTTTCCTCTCATTAGTCACTGGATGGTTTAACTGTTGTCATGTTGTTGAACTGCTGAGCTCCTCTGAGCTGGACTCCTGCTGCTCCCCTGTGAACAGAGGATCAAAGAGgcctgctgagtgtgtgtgtgtgttacctgctgagtgattgtgtgtgtgttacctgctgaGTGTgttacctgctgtgtgtgtgtgttacctgctttgtgtgtgtgttacctgctgagtgtgtgtgttacctgctgaGTGTCAGGTAGTCCTCATGTTTTTACCTGTTGTTGCTGACAtccataataataatgttgacgTAATGATGCGTGttttcttcttccctttctTTGAAGCTCTGTGATTGGCCCTGAGGTCAGACAGCGCCTCACATGTCCTGAATATGAATGAAGGAAATCAAAACATTAAAGCTGAAGTCAGCTGATAATGTGACactgatgctaatgctaatgctaccTGAGGCCCCTGCAGTGAAACTAATGTCTTTACagcagaaccccccccccccccacacacacacacacacacacaccaaacagcCTGACTGTCAGGAGGAACAGAAACCAGGGGCCAGGAAGAGCCGTTACCTCAGAAGATTCAACCTAAAGTCCACGGACGTCTGTACAAGGACACAACAagcttctacttcctgtgtgtgtgtgttgaagtgtgtgtgtgtgtgtgaggagttaCAAGAAATAGCCAGTTGTTAAAAAAGTGAAACCAGATGTAGaagctttctctttctctgtagtgtgttaaagtgttaacctgtgtgtgtgtctgcctgtgtgtgtgtgtctgcctgtgtgtgtgtgtgtgtcaaccaCACTCTGACAGTAGATGTCCTGTGTTTGTCTCTAGAAGAACATGTCTGATGTTTGCAGGACCCTCTGGGCCTTCTTGGGACTGTTTGCCCTGCAGGAACGTCCTGTGTATGTTCTGTTTGATGAAAGTGAGAAGTTTCTCCACGTCGTGGTCTAGATGTTTGTTGGTTGGTTTGGTCCCAGCAGACCTGCTCagatgtgtgtgactctgtCAGCCGTCAGCGGCGGCGTGCGTGGCAGGATTCACTTACTGTGGTTAACCCcgccacaataaaagcaccgcCATCCTTCATCGGCCTCTGAGTTCTGATGAAGACTTTCATCAGAGCGGCTGACTCACCACCGCTCCGCCAAACGCCGGTGTGActcctggctgctgctgctggtggtggttgGGGGGGGGTCTGTGGTCTGCAGTGAATAAACCATGAGTCCAAAGGCcgctgcagcagcttctcttCTTCATGTGGTCTCCATGTCTTCATCACTCGATGTGAAGATGTTGGTTCCGTTAAAGTAAGTCACAACCTCTAATGACCCTCAGGTGAAAGTAACGGGGAGCTGATCCAGCAGACCATCATACAGGCTTCTGGACCAGAGACACCAGCACCTCTGACGCACTGAACCATGACACCACAAGGTCTTGGTTCACTGCTCTACTACATAAGCTATCAGATATAAAACTAAAAGGAAGCTCACCGAAGccatgtgttggtgtgtgtgtgtctctgtgtgtgtctgtgtgtgtctgtgcgtgtgtgtgtgtgtgtgaaccctggGCTgacagtgagagtgtgtgagtcacacacaggtgtgcGACCTGCACACACTCGTTATCTCCGTTCCTCCTGCTGACTCAGAGGTTCACGCGCTGCTTTCTCCTCCGACACGCTGCAGCGTCTGATTCAGCCGCGCTGGGACTTTAGTCATCGCTGTGGTGAAAACTGCAGCAGTCACCACAAAGGGCTGCTGCCATGTTCAGCTCCAGGAGGATTCTGGGAAGAGACATGGGGCTCGAATGGCGGTAAAGTCTGATTTGACTGAAGCGTTTTGGCTCAGGAAGAGACGACTCAGAGCCGCTCTCACAGAGCCGCTTTCACAGAGCCGCTTTCACAGAGCCGCTCTCACAGAGCCGCTCTCACAGAGCCGCTCTCATAGAGCCGCTCTCATAGAGCCGCTTTCACAGAGCCGCTCTCAAAGAGCCGCTCTCACAGAGCCGCTCTCACAGAGCCGCTCTCACAGAGCCGCTCTCATAGAGCCGCTCTCACAGAGCCGCTCTCATAGAGCCGCTTTCACAGAGCCGCTCTCAAAGAGCCGCTCTCATAGAGCCGCTCTCACAGAGCCGCTCTCACAGAGCCGctctcacagctctctgtcctcacaacaGAGTCACTTTAGAACCCTTCATACAGCCAGACATCAGAACACAGGTTGTTCTGACCTGGATCATCTGGATCATCATGATCCAGGTCAGGACTCAGGCTCCTCTGTCTGCAGTGACCTGCAGTTCGGACTGTTATGTAACATCTTCATCCAGATGTTGCACCGAAGACAGTCATaactccagtgtgtgtgtgtgttgttgttcagaCAGCACAGgaaggcggtgtgtgtgtgtgtgtgtgtgtgtgtgtgtgtgtgtgtgtgtgatcagagcAGAGTTCCTGTCTGGCCCTCTGTTGTGTCTGACAGCGGCGGGTTTCCCCCCCCCCGACTGTCTGACTCACTGCTCTGACTGGATCCATGCTATTATTATTAAGCACTGCTTCTTATTCAGCACTCCTTCTCTCCTTgactccttctctccctcactccttctctccttctctccttgactccttctctccttctctccttctctccttgactccttctctccctcaatccttctctccttcactccttctctccctcactccttctctccttgactccttctctccctcactccttctctccttctctccctcactccttctctccttctctccttgactccttctctccttctctccttgactccttctctccctcactccttctctccttctctccttgactccttctctccttctctccttgactccttctctctccttgactccttctctccttgactccttctctccttgactccttctctccttcactccttctctccctcactccttctctccttctctccttgactccttctctccttgactccttctctccttctctccttgactccttctctccctcagtcCTTCTCTCCTTgactccttctctccctcactccttctctccttctctccttctctccttctctccttctctccttgactccttctctccttgactccttctctccttctctccagaATGTGCAGAGCTCTGTGAAACAGTTTGGACCCTCAGTCTGCTTCAGTCTGGTTTAACCCTTGAACAGGGGGCGTTGGGCCTCGTCCAGGAGCTGCCCTGAGGCAGCATGCTGCCTGAAGATGTAGTGTGATGCAGATAAGATGTGTCACTGTTGCAGcggttatgtgtgtgttgtggggggGTTTAGAGAAGTTCTAGTATTTATGCAAATCAGATGCAAACTGCATGCAAAGGATCTGGTTAAAGGCAGCTTTATCTTTAAAGAGAACGTGCAGCAGGGTGGTGAGGCTGCGGTTCCCAGAGGTCAGAGTCCCcgtgtgtgttttgcatgtcAAATTATCCACTAACAGACCTGTTAGACTGAATCTGCAGAGGCTGTGGGAGGGTTCCCGTCTCACTCTGCCGAGGGTTTCTGTCAACAGGCGCTGAGGTGTGAGCCTATCAGACGGAGCTGAGTTTGTTCCGTGCTGACTCCGCCCGTCTCGGCCCAAATGAGGCCGCTCTGGCTCCAGACGTGCGGTAAACCCAAACTGCAGACTTTAATCCGTCTGCTCGGAGAGCAGAGGGACCACACAGAGTCTGAGACTGCCTCCCACACAGCGTGCACAGACAGTGATTCAGGAgtctgcactcagagatctgctGCCTTTACTGCACTTCAGATTCAGACTGCAGAGACTCAGTGTTCAGCCTGAACGccagacacacatcacaaaCCTCCATAAATGGACTCTCAGCTGGAGcccgagctgctgctgctgcggcggtTTTCTGGGCGTCGCCGCTGCATGCCTGCGTCCTGAGCAGCCGGACAGGAATGTGAGGAATGCAGCAGGCATGTGACAGCGCTGACAGCTCAGGAacgtcctctgtctgtctcacagacACGCTCAGCGTCCCACAGAGGGGTCGCAGGGTCATCAGGTGAGGGTCAAGAAGGATGGAGATAAAACTCAGCAGAAGCTGTGATGAGCGTCTTTGAATGTGCAGCAGGTGGTTCACCTGATACACATGGACTCCAGCTCCCAGAAGGCACTGGACTGGCTGCTGATTGGACACATAAAGGGATTGGACCCTTATGTAgggggaagggggagaaagtggggcacagcagagTACAAGtggatccagctctcctctgtccatgtgtggaccaaagctgtcAAATGTTagtggacgctgcagacagagactccccCAGCTGTCCCTGCTCGggaccagcagctgtccctgcccgggaccagcagctgtccctgcccgggaccagcagctctgcagcacccTGCTCACCGCCTGGCAGCACAGAGACTCCTCTGTGTTATCGGCTGGAAGAAAATCAAATCACACATTACAGAAAAACTAAAATGACAATATGATGACACTTAATTtgcatattattattgttattattatatatgaGGAAAATGACAGTTTCTGAGATCAAAGTGTAAATTtgaatcaaacaacaacaatcaaaCAACAAACTATTAAAAGACACCAGATGGCGTGGACGTGGGACGAGGACTCCTGCAGGAGGCTCTGAGACCTGCAGCTCACCTCAGTGTTTGAGGACACGTGTGTGTCAGTCGAAGGGTTGCTGTGGTTGGTGTTCGGATGTCAGACCGGGCCTCTGGATGCCCTTCATCCACCCAAACCTCCTCAATCAGACTCTTACATGTGGAGCTACATTAAAGCACCGGCTGCACCTGAACATCAAACCTGTGAGCGGTCGTTGAGGAGCAGCAGGGGGAGCTCAGGGGGGACAGTCCTGCTttcccaccctcctcctcctcctcctgaccagcagctgctgcagcgtcTGTGGGCCTCCCGACTCTCAGCCAgactgtttctgctgtgtttctgcagcagtctgcagaCTCGGGCGGTGCAGGAACTGCAGGGTTCAGCCCGTTTGCTCTGAGCTGTGGTCATGGAGGACTTTCTGACTCCTTCTGACCGGGTTCTCCTCTGACTTCTCTCTGTACATCTGATGCTTCTTCCAGCTGACCTGTGACTCCCAGCTGAACCCTCCTGGACCCCTCCACCCTGAGCGGGGTCACCAGCTGGGGCCACATTCACACCTTCAGAGCTCGAGAAACCACAAACAAGGAGGTGTCGCCTCTGAGACACACTTCAGCTCtcagacagagcagcatgaaaacctgtgtttgtctgtcgTGCACCGAAAGATTCTTCTGTAATTAAagagaggaggtgcagaggaggtgcagaggagcagcagaggagcagcagaggaggtgcagaggaggtgcagaggaccagcagaggaggtgcaggggagctgcagaggaggtgcaggggagcagcagaggagcagcagaggaggtgtAGAGGAGCaccagaggaggtgcagaggaggtgcagaggagcagcagaggaggtgcaggggaggtgcagaggagcagcagaggaggtgcagaggaccagcagaggaggtgcagaggaggtgcagaggagcagcagaggaggtgcagaggaggtgTAGAGGAGCAccagaggaggtgcaggggaggtgcagaggagcagcagaggaggtgcagaggaccagcagaggaggtgcaggggagctgcagaggaggtgcagaggagcagcagaggaggtgcagaggaccagcagaggaggtgcaggggagctgcagaggaggtgcaggggagcagcagaggagcagcagaggaggtgcagaggagcagcagaggaggtgcagaggagctgcagaggaggtgcagaggaggtgcagaggagctgcagaggaggtgcagaggaggtgcagaggagctgcagaggaggtgcagaggaggtgcagaggagctgcagaggaggtgcagaggaggtgcaaaggagcagcagaggagcagcagaggaggtgcagaggaggtgcaggggagctgcagaggaggtgcaggggagcagcagaggagcagcagaggaggtgcagagaaggtgcagaggagcagcagaggaggtgcagaggaggtgcagaggagcagcagaggaggtgtagaggaggtgcaggggagctgcagaggaggtgcagaggaggtgcaaaggagcagcagaggagcagcagaggaggtgcagaggaggtgcagaggagcagcagaggaggtgcagaggaggtgcagaggaggtgcagaggaggtgcaaaggagcagcagaggagcagcagaggaggtgcagaggaggtgcaggggagctgcagaggaggtgcaggggagcctgatcctgtctgtctgcactgatGGAACTCTGAGGTTCAGAGGGACCAACGCGGAGGTCAGCCCGTCCAGCTCTGGGACGCGACCCCGTGGCGGTCGGGCCGCACACCTGTGGTCGTTTACCTGAGGAGGTGTGAAACAGTCAGAGACCACAGAGAGCACGGAGGGTCAGGACCCCTGGACTCCCAGCATGCTGAGCAGACATCGGCCACCTGTCGCTGTataacacagcagacacacacactggggtcAGCCTGTCAGGTGGTTAATCAGCGTGGCATGATGGGAACCTGcatgtgtgttcagactgtatGGCAGAAATGGTCAGGATGATGTCAGCCATCACGGCCCTCTGCTGGCTCTAGCATCAGAGTGGACTCTGGCTGCAGGTGGACTCATGGAGCGTCTGAGCAGAGGTTCAGGGGGCTCCATGCTCCATGGTGTGAGAGCTGCACAGAGAAGGACACACACTGCGCACAGGCTGCCGGCTCAGCTCTGAC containing:
- the LOC114435189 gene encoding growth arrest and DNA damage-inducible protein GADD45 beta-like, whose protein sequence is MTLEEVVGSSSADKKMETVSQALEELLVAAQRQDCLTVGVYESAKLMNVDPDSVVLCVLATDEEDEDDIALQIHFTLLQAFCCDNDINILRVSGVRRLAQLLEEEPKDGNGNEPRDLHCILVTNPPVQPLQCQALQDVGSFCEESRCRNQWVPCLELQDR